The region GATGATCATTCAGCTGCTAAACATGACGATCATGATGACCACGATGATCATGGTGATAGCCATGGAGAAGGAGCTTTTGAATGGGCTGGTGTTTTTGATCTTTCAGCAGGAACATACAAATGGTCTTTTGCCAAAGTCGATGGAGACTATGCTGATCCTGCAATGAAAATGGTTATTCTCAATTCTGGTGATATTGAAGCATCAGAAGAGCTTGCCAAAGAATTATTAGGATCTAAGGATTCAGAAACCAAACGCAATAATGACAAACTTGTTGCGCAGGAAAAAGCATATTTTCTTTCATTTAATGAGAAGAAAGACATCACAACCTTTACTGTAGAAATCAAAAAAGCTGGTAAATATGCATTCTTTACTGAGCATATGCCTTTTGAGTTTGAAGCCGACGAACATTTCTTTAAGGATGTTTCAGGCGACGATGTTGAACCTATAGCTCAAGTTCCAGATGAAGGCGATCATCATCATCACCATGATCATGGTGGGCTAGATCCTCATATCTGGCATGACCCTCATAACATCATCAAGATGGGAAATGTCATTTCTAAAAATATCAATAAGAAAATTTCCTTCTTTGACAGAGAAACAAAAAAAGTTTTAAAAGAAAGAACTCAAGCCGTTAATTCTATTTTAGAAGATCTCGACTTATGGACTCAAAAACAAGTTGCTACAATTCCTACTGATCGAAGGACAATCGTTTCTAAGCACAAAGCGATGGAATATTACGGAGATGCATTTGGCTTGAAGACTTTGAGTCTATTAGATTTCCTTGGTGATTCTTCCAGCCTTAGACCAGAGACTATTTCTACGGTAATAGCTGAGCTCAAAGAAGAAAACGTGAACGTCTTATTCGCTGAGCAAAAGCCTCCTTCCAAGCTATTAAAAAACTTAAGCAGACAAACTTCCACCCCTATTGCAAGAAATCAAATCTTTGTTGATGGTCTAATGCTAGAAGGGAATACTGTTTCAGTAGCAGTAC is a window of Prochlorococcus marinus str. MIT 0917 DNA encoding:
- a CDS encoding metal ABC transporter solute-binding protein, Zn/Mn family — encoded protein: MSKLFNQRIKSKSIFNKTVLKNSFLAGAFLFSGIHQSAQANSKSIIAVEPLVCDVVSAIAPPSTPVTCLIDRKQDVHDVKITPRQAQTLKSANQIFTLGSEMTPAIKKWLDNPLTVVVGVSAIEIDDHHDDHDDHSAAKHDDHDDHDDHSAAKHDDHDDHDDHGDSHGEGAFEWAGVFDLSAGTYKWSFAKVDGDYADPAMKMVILNSGDIEASEELAKELLGSKDSETKRNNDKLVAQEKAYFLSFNEKKDITTFTVEIKKAGKYAFFTEHMPFEFEADEHFFKDVSGDDVEPIAQVPDEGDHHHHHDHGGLDPHIWHDPHNIIKMGNVISKNINKKISFFDRETKKVLKERTQAVNSILEDLDLWTQKQVATIPTDRRTIVSKHKAMEYYGDAFGLKTLSLLDFLGDSSSLRPETISTVIAELKEENVNVLFAEQKPPSKLLKNLSRQTSTPIARNQIFVDGLMLEGNTVSVAVHNTCTIVDSLGGECDEREGDELEGKWNDLTNP